The following are from one region of the Macaca thibetana thibetana isolate TM-01 chromosome 2, ASM2454274v1, whole genome shotgun sequence genome:
- the MLF1 gene encoding myeloid leukemia factor 1 isoform X1, which translates to MFRMLSSSFEDDPFFSESILAHRENMPQMMRSLSEPFGRDLLSIPDGRGRARNHRGHNDEDSLTHTDVSPFQTVDQMVSNMRNYMQKLERNFGQLSLDPNGHSFCSSSVMTYSKIGDEPPKVFQASTQTRRAPGGIKETRKAMRDSDSGLEKMAIGHHIHDRAHVIKKSKNRKTGDEEVNQEFINMNENDAHAFDEEWQSEVLKYKPGRHNLENTRMRSVGHENPGSQELKRREKPQQSPAIERGRRSNVLGDKLHIKGSSVKSNKK; encoded by the exons TGAGTCCATTCTTGCACACCGAGAAAATATGCCACAGATGATGAGAAGTTTATCTGAACCCTTTGGAAGAGACTTGCTCAGTATCCCTGATGGTAGAGGGAGAGCTCGTAATCATAGAGGACATAATGATGAAGATTCTTTGAct CATACAGATGTCAGCCCTTTTCAGACAGTGGACCAAATGGTGTCAAATATGAGAAACTATATgcagaaattagaaagaaacttt GGTCAACTTTCACTGGATCCAAATGGACATTCATTTTGTTCTTCCTCAGTTATGACTTATTCCAAAATAGGAGATGAACCACCAAAGGTTTTTCAGGCCTCAACTCAAACCCGTAGAGCTCCAGGAGGA ataaagGAAACCAGGAAAGCAATGAGAGATTCTGACAGTGGACTAGAAAAAATGGCTATTGGTCATCATATCCATGACCGAGCTcatgtcattaaaaagtcaaagaacagGAAGACTGGAGATGAAGAGGTCAACCAGGAGTTCATCAATATGAATGAAA ATGATGCTCATGCTTTTGATGAGGAATGGCAAAGTGAGGTTTTGAAGTACAAACCAGGACGACACAATCTAGAAAACACTAGAATGAGAAGTGTTGGTCATGAGAATCCTGGCTCCCAAGAACTTAAAAGAAG GGAGAAACCTCAACAAAGTCCAGCCATTGAACGTGGAAGAAGATCAAATGTTTTGGGGGATAAACTCCACATCAAAGGCTCATCTgtgaaaagcaacaaaaaataa
- the MLF1 gene encoding myeloid leukemia factor 1 isoform X2, with the protein MSCSLVPFGSFGGMHTDVSPFQTVDQMVSNMRNYMQKLERNFGQLSLDPNGHSFCSSSVMTYSKIGDEPPKVFQASTQTRRAPGGIKETRKAMRDSDSGLEKMAIGHHIHDRAHVIKKSKNRKTGDEEVNQEFINMNENDAHAFDEEWQSEVLKYKPGRHNLENTRMRSVGHENPGSQELKRREKPQQSPAIERGRRSNVLGDKLHIKGSSVKSNKK; encoded by the exons ATGAGTTGTTCTCTTGTACCTTTTGGCAGTTTTGGTGGTATG CATACAGATGTCAGCCCTTTTCAGACAGTGGACCAAATGGTGTCAAATATGAGAAACTATATgcagaaattagaaagaaacttt GGTCAACTTTCACTGGATCCAAATGGACATTCATTTTGTTCTTCCTCAGTTATGACTTATTCCAAAATAGGAGATGAACCACCAAAGGTTTTTCAGGCCTCAACTCAAACCCGTAGAGCTCCAGGAGGA ataaagGAAACCAGGAAAGCAATGAGAGATTCTGACAGTGGACTAGAAAAAATGGCTATTGGTCATCATATCCATGACCGAGCTcatgtcattaaaaagtcaaagaacagGAAGACTGGAGATGAAGAGGTCAACCAGGAGTTCATCAATATGAATGAAA ATGATGCTCATGCTTTTGATGAGGAATGGCAAAGTGAGGTTTTGAAGTACAAACCAGGACGACACAATCTAGAAAACACTAGAATGAGAAGTGTTGGTCATGAGAATCCTGGCTCCCAAGAACTTAAAAGAAG GGAGAAACCTCAACAAAGTCCAGCCATTGAACGTGGAAGAAGATCAAATGTTTTGGGGGATAAACTCCACATCAAAGGCTCATCTgtgaaaagcaacaaaaaataa